GGACACAGCCACGGAGACCACTGCCACTGCGACGCGGGCTACGTGGAGGTGAACGGCACCTGCGTCCCGGAGACGGAGCCAGTGCTCGACTGCGGCGAGCACGGACACAGCCACGGAGACCACTGCCACTGTGACGCGGGCTACGTGGAGGTGAACGGCACCTGCGTCCCGCAAACGCAGCCGACCCCGGCGCGGCCCACGTACACCCTCGGCCCCACCCTGTAGCCGCACCCGGCGCCTCGCCCGACGGGATACTCCGGGCGGGGCACCTGTTCATCAGAGCGCGTCAGCCACCGGCGCGATGCGCGCGAGCACGCCCGGCCATCCGGGCTTCATCCCCTCGAAGGCGCGGCGGCCCATCGGCGAGTCCAGGTCGAAGCCCTCGTGCGTCAGCTCCAGCCGCGTCCCCGTCCCCTCCGACACCAGCGTCCAGGTGATGGTGGTGTTCAGCGCGAACTGGATGCGGAACAGCCGCTCGGGCTCCACCGCGAGCACCTCGCAGCGCTGCCTGCCCCACGGGCCCATGTCCATGTCGAAGCGGTGGCCCACGACGAGGCGCGGCTCACCAGGGCGCGATGCGCCACAGGAGCGCTTCCTGGTTCCACGTCTCCCCTTCGCCCTCGCGCAGCCAGCCCGAGGCGACCAGCCCCTGTCCCGGCATCGCCGCGAGCCCCGTCACCGCGAGCGTGCACTGGCCGCTCGGGCACTCGCGAGCCCTCAGCACGCGCCGCGCCTGGTCCGAGCCGTCCATGGGATAGCGCGTGAGCACATCGCCACAGGCCACGGAGACGGCGCCCGTCTCGTCCACGGCGGCGGCCACGCCCTCCTGGGCCTCCTCGCCGCACTCAGGCTGCTTCAGCCAGCGCACCTCGCCCTCGGCGCCCACCGCGAGCACGAATGGGCCCTGCGTCCCCAGCGACGTGCCGCCCCACACGAGCAGCCCCGCGAAGTCGCCCGCCACCGAGACGCCGCCCTGCGGCCCCACCGCCACCGACGTCACCCGGCCCTTGGCCCCCGGCAGCTCGCGCCCCCACACCAGCTTCCCCGCCTCATCGAACTCCAGCACCACGAAGCCGCGACGGCCCTTCGCGCCGAAGGACTCGCCATCCACCTCCAGCTTGTCCTCGAGCTGCCCGGCGAGCACCACGCGCCCCGACGGCGCCAGCGCCACCGCGTGCAGCGCCGTCTCCTCGCCCGTCCCGGTGAAGCGCCGCGTCCAGCGCACCGAGCCATCCGCCGCGTAGTGCGTCAGCACCGGGTCCTTCAGCGCCCCCACCCACTCCTCGCCCGCCACCACCACGCCGCCGTCCGCGTCCGCCACCACCGACTGGGCCTTCTGCCCCACGCGCTGCTGCCACGTCGGCTCGCCGTCCTCGGCGAAGCGCACGAGGAAGCCGTCCTGCGCCGGGCCCAGCCCGAAGTTCGCCGGGTACAGGAACGCGTTGCCTGTGAGAAACACCGCGCCATCCGGCCCCGGTGACGTCGCCACGCGCAAATCCGACAGGCGCTCGCGAGGGAACTCCCGCGTCCAGCGCGGCGTCCCATCCGCCGCGTACCGCCCCAGCACCACCCCCAGCCGCTCCCCGGCCACCGGCTCGCGGTCCGCGTCCTGCCGGGGCGTCTGCGACACCACCACCACCACGTC
The Myxococcus fulvus DNA segment above includes these coding regions:
- a CDS encoding SRPBCC family protein, which translates into the protein MGHRFDMDMGPWGRQRCEVLAVEPERLFRIQFALNTTITWTLVSEGTGTRLELTHEGFDLDSPMGRRAFEGMKPGWPGVLARIAPVADAL